A region from the Chrysoperla carnea chromosome 4, inChrCarn1.1, whole genome shotgun sequence genome encodes:
- the LOC123297673 gene encoding suppressor protein SRP40-like, translated as MDHHQNSSGLLLVTMQQESSNSGSANSPFLTPSPSREIRGLRLFRAISRKLGKRSQEDLSSSYTGEDDSRSSSTDSCSSTSTGRCSRKNNKNTSNHHLSSQQSSLDNYNISPNHLSTSSSSGSDTGSDSQESKSIRHRHHHSTTAAVSFRRVFQHLSLHNSHRQRSLSCENTKDIHFCDSNDSNNTSSNTKRSSKKNQVPKRILRPPITYTYIRGMSGLPTQRVPRSTHRYPHSNRTSSSDCYCNQYSTNITSRY; from the coding sequence atggaCCATCATCAAAATTCATCAGGACTTCTTCTTGTTACAATGCAACAAGAATCTTCAAACAGTGGTAGTGCGAATTCACCATTTTTAACGCCATCACCGTCCCGTGAAATTCGTGGATTACGTTTATTTCGGGCCATTAGTCGAAAATTGGGCAAACGTTCTCAAGAAGATTTAAGTTCATCATATACCGGTGAAGATGATTCACGTTCTTCTAGTACTGATTCCTGCTCAAGTACGTCGACGGGACGTTGCTCacgaaaaaataacaaaaatacttcAAATCATCATTTATCTTCCCAGCAATCAAGCttagataattataatatttcgcCAAATCATTTATCAACGAGCAGTAGCAGTGGAAGTGATACCGGAAGCGATTCACAAGAATCAAAATCAATCCGCCATCGGCATCATCATTCCACGACAGCTGCTGTGTCTTTTCGTAGAGTGTTCCAACATTTAAGTTTACATAATAGTCATCGACAACGTTCTCTCAGTTGTGAAAATACTAAAGACATTCATTTTTGTGATTcaaatgattcaaataataCTTCATCGAATACAAAACGTTccagtaaaaaaaatcaagttccAAAACGTATTTTACGGCCACCAATCACATACACCTATATCCGTGGTATGTCTGGTTTACCAACACAGCGTGTCCCAAGATCTACTCATCGCTATCCTCACAGTAATAGAACGTCATCAAGTGACTGCTATTGTAATCAGTATTCCACCAATATTACATcaagatattaa
- the LOC123297674 gene encoding suppressor protein SRP40-like: MDHHQNSSGLLLVTMQQESSNSGSANSPFLTPSPSREIRGLRLFRAISRKLGKRSQEDLSSSYTGEDDSRSSSTDSCSSTSAGRCSRKNNKNTSNHHLSSQQSSLDNYNISPNHLSTSSSSGSDTGSDSQESKSIRHRHHHSTTAAVSFRRVFQHFGSRNNHQQRSLSCENTKDSNFSDSNDSNTSSNTKRSSKKNQVPKRILRAPITYTYIRGMSGLPTQRVPRSTHRYPHSNRTSASDCYCNQYSTNITSRY; encoded by the coding sequence atggaCCATCATCAAAATTCATCAGGACTTCTTCTTGTTACAATGCAACAAGAATCTTCAAACAGTGGTAGTGCGAATTCACCATTTTTAACACCATCACCGTCCCGTGAAATTCGTGGATTACGTTTATTTCGTGCAATTAGTCGAAAATTAGGCAAACGTTCTCAAGAAGATTTAAGTTCATCATATACCGGTGAAGATGATTCACGTTCTTCTAGTACTGATTCCTGCTCAAGTACGTCGGCGGGACGTTGCTCAcgaaaaaataacaagaatacTTCAAATCATCATTTATCTTCACAGCAATCGAGCttagataattataatatttcgcCAAATCATTTATCAACGAGCAGTAGCAGTGGAAGTGATACCGGAAGCGATTCTCAAGAATCAAAATCAATCCGCCATCGGCATCATCATTCCACGACAGCAGCTGTGTCTTTTCGTAGAGTGTTCCAACATTTTGGTTCACGAAATAATCACCAACAACGTTCTCTCAGTTGTGAAAACACTAAAGACAGTAATTTTAGTGATTCAAATGATTCAAATACTTCATCGAATACAAAACGTTccagtaaaaaaaatcaagttccAAAACGTATTTTACGAGCACCAATCACATACACCTATATCCGAGGTATGTCTGGTTTACCAACACAGCGTGTCCCAAGATCTACTCATCGCTATCCTCACAGTAATAGAACGTCAGCAAGTGACTGCTATTGTAATCAGTATTCCACCAATATTACATcaagatattaa